tcatttaaatcACTGTGCTTCCTCTTTTTCTTGGTTTTATTTGTTTCACTTTCACTTTTATAGAACTTCATGTCTCTGATTTGACCTCCAGACATTGTAACTAAGGCCGGGGAAATTCCAAACTTTGTACAGGCATGTTCCTGGTCATCTGTATGTGCTGCTTGTCGTCTTCCGTTCACTATCTCTATGACTTCTGTTATAACTTTAGCACTGTCTTCCTCACCAAACTGAATGAAACTTTGTCCAGAAAAATCTTtacttgtttcttgtttgtatacATAATACTTACAAGGATCAAATTCTGAGCTTGCAGTATCATTGGTACTAGGGAAAACATTTGCGCTTGCATTAActttacttattaatttttcaaCAGTCTTTTTTTCTGTTCTTAACAATTTGTCATTATCTTTTGTCTGTTTGACTTCTTTGTCTTTGTCATCAACAACATTGGCTGTCTCATGTCCGTCCTCAGACATTGCAGCCATTTCTGGTACCTTGTCAACAGGTGCGGCAAACTCATTCACAAACTTTACCAAGCTGTCAAAATCATTTGGAACTTCTGTCTTCTGAAAAtgataaagtatttttttgtaattgataaTGGAGTTCAAAATATAAGACCCACAACTGAGTTTTGGGTGTGTTTCTgttggtacatgtatatcatctcTTTCAGATTTCTAACAACCCTTTGTAATAACATGTATAGGATACTAGGAATGAAGTACCTGTACGAAACAGTTAATCTATATTTTATGCCGTAAGTGTATTTCAGTGTAAggtttgaaaagttttggcatgcatggatcactgttagattagatttcaatgcaatacatgatgtgctgagatattaacataaatgtggttacatgcaaaattttaaccagaatttttaagtctaataataaagggccattatttgcaaaatacagttatctaacttggttattcaattaggttggatggttgaataccattgtataaagtctcaatgcaatacatcaagtagttgctgagatattatcctatgagtgctaacatgcaagaccttgaccagaatttctaagttgcataataaagggacaaaaattatataatatgaaagatagagttatctcacttgattaaataagaaggttaaatggttgggagcctgtgtgtaaagtttaaatgcaatacatgatgtattcgctgaggtattgacttaaaagtggttacatgcaaaaccttaaccagaatttctatgtcgaataaaaaaggggccattctttgaatttaatgcaaactatatttatcttacttggttatttaagtagatttgatggttgagtaccattgtataaagtctcaatgcaatacatcaagtagttgctgagatattatcctatgtgtgcttacatgcaaaaccttagccagaatttctaagttaaataataaaggcccataatttgcattatattaaaaaagtgttatcttactttattaatttagtaggttagatagttagGAATACacatctaaagtttcaatgcattacattatatatttgctgagatattgacttaaatgtggttacatgcaaaaccttacccagaatttctaagttgaataataaagggcaattattttgcattaaatgcgaactagagttatcaaactaggttaattaagtaggttggatggttaagtaccattgaataaagtcttaatgcaatacctcaagtagttgtggagatattaacctatgtgtgcttacacgcaaaaccttaaccagaatttctaagtcaaataataaagggcaattatttgcatgaTTAATTAGGTaggtttgatggttgagtaccattgtatcaagtctcaatgcaatacctcatgtagttgctgagatataaaccaatgtgtgcttgcacgaaaaaccttaaccagaatttctaagtcaaataagcaaactagagttatctaacttggttaattaagtaggttgaatagttgagtaccattgtataaagtctcaatgcaatacctcaagtagttgctgagatattaacatatgtgggcttgcacgcaaaacctcaaccaaggtgtgacgccaacgccaacgcagacgcttgggtgagtagtataggtCTCTCTCTAAAATTCTAAAATTGAAGCTGGCTTAGTCTGAGGAAAATCATTAATTTGATCTCAATAAGTccttttgaagaaaatgtatgaTAGGTTGACACCAATTAATGTAATTACAGGAAAATCACTTAGTCCAAGGTGGTTAGTTTATTGAACCATCAAAACAAGATAAGAATCTCAAAAGGAAGTTAATAACTGCCAAAAGTATTATACAGGCATTAATATGTGTTCATGgtttatacatacataaagtttgaaaagctaaaatatatctaaatatttcattcttaattattaaaaaaataatataaatactacccaaataaaaagaacatttgtAATTTACAGTTATCATTTATacataaatttgtatttaatttatgtaacaaaatgtgaagcataatatatatgtttgccaAATCACAGTTACTAGTAATTGGTTAACAACTGGCAGTGGATAAAAATTGAGtatttcaaaatgcatagtGCTCAAAGGCAAATGCATAACAAAACAGAGCTCCTGAACATTGATGAATgagttgtttatatatgtttttatgaaatgcaTAGTAAGCCTGATAAGATTTTCCTATTCTTAAGCTATGGCACTGAGCtgtacattaattttgagttcttcaaaaaattgttatattataatttcaatcaagTTCATGCAATACTGCAGAACATGTgttcatttacaaaatttgaaaaagaattgtGCTTAATCTGGTTTTTACCAGCACTCCAAGGGCTGCAAGTGAGGAGAGGCCTGTCCAGGATTTGACAACAGTGGTGTGTAAGCCCCCCACACAGACTGCCGGGACCCCACGCTCGTACACCAGCTGTAGCAGCGTGGACTTGAGCACTGCAGGCTGGAGGTCTCGAGCCACCAAAAGCAGACGAAGGCGGTCACGTTCCAGAGACTTGATCACCTGCTGTAGCCCAACCACCATCCAGGATCTGTGGTGTTACCAGGTTTCAATCTGATTTATTCTAAACAGCATTTGGTATAACACTGAGTATTATTCTCTTTTAAGAGATCTGAGacgttcaaaaatgtttttttttaaattgtcatgatGAACTTTCTTGGTTGTGTAAAAGTTCAAGTCATGGGGGTATTCTAGGAAATAACATACTTAAATCTGTATGCTTAAGATTTTGTGAGAAATTGGGATCAGCACATTAAATAAAAGggttaacatattttaagttgtttgttttaacagtaaaatttcttgaaaaatcttattcttaaaaatgtttttatttttttattttaaaaaacttacatttttatattttaattgcagaatTTACACTGCACATAGCACTTTAATAAGTTTATATCAGTGAAATTGAACAGTTTGTTGAATTGAAAGAATAAGTACAAATTAAACCTATCAAAAGGTACTTCTGTAATATTGCCCCTGGTTAAAGCCCTACTAACTTGAAAGTTTTTCTCAGTTGTTCCTTCTCAGGACCAACTGTTTTCTCCGGATCGGCTGATGTGTTCTTCTGCCAGTGGCGTGGCTTTCTCACTGCTTGCAAACATCCCTTGTATTTGTCGAATATACTAGAATAGAAGAATCAAGACCAGATCAGTATTCAAACagaacaaagaaatatttgagaCTGTACTACTAAATCATTTTTCCGTaccatattgttaaaatatcaacttcTGACAGTGGTGTTTAAGTTTGACTCTATATGTGACTTATTACCAAATTTAACGGATTTTAAGATTTTTGCTGAATGGGataaaaaagttcaaattaAGTGGAAATAGTTCTTTAAAAGACATTTGCCTGGCACATCTTATAGGACATTTACTAGGTAAATATTCTGAATTCgctaaataaagtaaataaacttCCCGTATAAATTCAAGTGTTAGTTCTTAAGTGCTGTACCTGTGGAGCTCTT
The sequence above is drawn from the Mya arenaria isolate MELC-2E11 chromosome 14, ASM2691426v1 genome and encodes:
- the LOC128216865 gene encoding uncharacterized protein LOC128216865 codes for the protein MRRCSYMLFFFCIEMSLSEEKTASRKHTVHFLSNPVKLKWPVVSTSEEEGIAEELHSIFDKYKGCLQAVRKPRHWQKNTSADPEKTVGPEKEQLRKTFKSWMVVGLQQVIKSLERDRLRLLLVARDLQPAVLKSTLLQLVYERGVPAVCVGGLHTTVVKSWTGLSSLAALGVLKTEVPNDFDSLVKFVNEFAAPVDKVPEMAAMSEDGHETANVVDDKDKEVKQTKDNDKLLRTEKKTVEKLISKVNASANVFPSTNDTASSEFDPCKYYVYKQETSKDFSGQSFIQFGEEDSAKVITEVIEIVNGRRQAAHTDDQEHACTKFGISPALVTMSGGQIRDMKFYKSESETNKTKKKRKHSDLNEHKKGKAYKAVNVQQRTEKSSKQKKNKKLKKK